One stretch of Brachyhypopomus gauderio isolate BG-103 chromosome 8, BGAUD_0.2, whole genome shotgun sequence DNA includes these proteins:
- the LOC143521544 gene encoding ras-related protein rab7-like: MSSRKKVLLKVIILGDSGVGKTSLMNQYVNKKFSNQYKATIGADFLTKELMVEDRLVTMQVWDTAGQERFQSLGVAFYRGADCCVLVFDVTAPTTFKTLDSWRDEFLIQASPRDPDSFPFVVLGNKIDLENRQVTTKRAQTWCQSKNNMPYFETSAKEAINVDQAFKTIASNALKQETEVELYNDFPEPIKLDRSERSSSEESCSC, encoded by the exons ATGTCATCTAGGAAGAAAGTTCTTCTTAAAGTCATTATCCTTGGAGATTCTGG TGTTGGAAAAACATCTTTAATGAATCAGTATGTTAACAAGAAATTCAGCAATCAGTACAAAGCTACCATAGGAGCCGACTTTCTCACAAAGGAGTTGATGGTTGAGGACAGACTTGTTACTATGCAG GTTTGGGACACAGCGGGACAGGAAAGGTTCCAATCCCTGGGGGTGGCTTTCTACCGTGGAGCTGACTGCTGTGTTCTGGTATTTGATGTTACTGCTCCCACTACATTTAAAACTCTTGACTCCTGGCGAGATGAGTTCCTGATTCAGGCTAGTCCCCGCGATCCAGACAGCTTCCCTTTTGTGGTGCTTGGCAACAAGATTGACCTGGAGAACAGGCAG GTGACGACAAAGCGAGCACAGACCTGGTGTCAGAGTAAAAACAACATGCCATACTTTGAGACCAGTGCAAAAGAGGCGATAAATGTTGATCAGGCATTTAAAACCATTGCAAGCAATGCCCTAAAACAG GAAACAGAAGTGGAGTTGTATAATGATTTTCCCGAGCCGATTAAGTTGGACAGAAGTGAAAGATCCAGCTCAGAAGAAAGCTGCAGTTGCTGA
- the arpc4 gene encoding actin-related protein 2/3 complex subunit 4 produces MTATLRPYLNAVRATLQAALCLENFSSQVVERHNKPEVEVRSSKELLLQPVVISRNDKEKVLIEGSINSVRVSIAVKQADEIEKILCHKFMRFMMMRAESFFILRRKPVEGYDISFLITNVHTEQMYKHKLVDFVIHFMEEIDKEISEMKLSVNARARIVAEEFLKNF; encoded by the exons ATG ACGGCAACTCTACGTCCATACCTGAATGCAGTACGTGCTACGCTGCAGGCAGCTCTCTGTCTGGAGAACTTCTCCTCACAGGTGGTTGAGCGCCACAACAAACCTGAGGTAGAAGTCAG GAGCAGTAAAGAACTGTTGCTCCAGCCTGTTGTGATTAGCAGGAATGATAAAGAGAAGGTCCTCATAGAAGGTTCTATCAACTCTGTGCGTGTCAGCATCGCAGTGAAACAG GCCGATGAGATTGAGAAGATTCTGTGTCACAAGTTCATGCGCTTCATGATGATGAGAGCAGAGAGCTTTTTTATTCTGCGACGAAAACCTGTGGAG GGCTATGACATCAGCTTCCTCATTACTAACGTCCACACGGAGCAGATGTATAAGCACAAGTTGGTTGATTTCGTCATCCATTTTATGGAGGAGATTGATAAGGAAATCAGCGAAATGAAACTGTCAGTTAACGCGAGGGCCAGAATAGTGGCTGAAGAGTTCCTCAAAAAC TTTTAA
- the h1-10 gene encoding histone H1.10, whose product MSAQVEETVPASDTAAAKRKRAPTSKAKPAAKTASPAKKKKKKSKGPGKYSKLVIEAIRTLGDKNGSSLFKIYNEAKKVSWFDQQNGRMYLRYSIRALLLNDTLVQVKGLGANGSFKLNKKKFETKTKKKSPAKPTKTATPAKKPAKKTVEKKKSVKSTKKAKSATPATKKIAKPKKAAKKPKAVAKKPSKTKKSKPTKKTV is encoded by the coding sequence ATGTCTGCTCAGGTCGAGGAGACGGTACCAGCCTCCGACACAGCGGCGGCCAAAAGGAAAAGGGCTCCCACCAGTAAAGCCAAACCAGCAGCAAAGACGGCCTCGCCAgcgaaaaagaagaaaaagaagagcaAGGGCCCTGGAAAATACAGCAAGCTGGTAATTGAAGCTATCCGGACCTTGGGGGATAAAAATGGATCGTccctttttaaaatatataacgAGGCAAAGAAAGTTAGCTGGTTTGATCAGCAGAACGGTCGGATGTACTTGCGGTACTCCATCCGGGCGCTGCTTTTGAACGACACGCTCGTCCAGGTGAAGGGGCTCGGCGCCAACGGCTCATTCAAACTGAACAAGAAGAAATTCGAGACTAAGACGAAGAAAAAGAGTCCCGCAAAGCCAACCAAGACTGCGACACCGGCCAAAAAGCCAGCCAAAAAGACTGtggagaaaaagaaaagcgtgaAGAGCACAAAGAAAGCAAAGTCAGCGACACCTGCCACTAAGAAAATTGCCAAGCCGAAGAAGGCAGCCAAAAAGCCAAAAGCCGTTGCGAAGAAGCCAAGCAAGACTAAGAAATCTAAGCCGACAAAAAAGACTGTTTAA